One window of the Eucalyptus grandis isolate ANBG69807.140 chromosome 8, ASM1654582v1, whole genome shotgun sequence genome contains the following:
- the LOC104414557 gene encoding ethylene receptor 2: MLKKLASGIFISSLLITVSVADNGFPRCNCDDEGSLWSVESILECQRVSDFLIAVAYFSIPIELLYFISCSNIPFKWVLFQFIAFIVLCGLTHLINGWTYAHHPFQLMVALTVFKILTALVSCATAITLITLIPLLLKVKVREFMLKKKAWDLGREVGIIMKQKEAGLHVRMLTQEIRKSLDRHTILDTTLVELSKTLGLQNCAVWMPNNGKTEMNLTHERGRNYSGTYHIPIPITDPDVVAIKQSDQVHILRPDSELATASSVGPGESGPVAAIRMPMLRVSNFKGGTPELHPACYAILVLVLPGGEPRSWSNQELEIIKVVADQVAVALSHAAILEESQLMREKLEEQNRALQQEKRNAMMASQARSSFQKVMNDGLKRPMHTISGLLSIMQDESLNADQKIIGNAMARTSAVLANLINDVVNMSTKNSGRFPLEVRSFSMHDMIREAACLAKCLCIYKGFSFELDIDRSLPNNVMGDERRVFQVILHMIGNLLNDSNQGKLVTLRILREKASGSQGRYDRGWVTWRSESTDRGVRIKFEVGISDDISLLERSVSTIQLGGRKYNSDGVEEGFSFSICKWLVQLMQGNIWVVPNTQGFAQSMTLVLRFPLRESISVTISEPGPSPDYTLSNSVFTGLKVLLVDSDDANKAVTRKLLEKLGCKVSTASSGFECLGALRPSESSFQIVLLDLHMPSLDGFEVANKIRQFHSSTNWPVIVALTTSGDDIWERCLQVGINGVIRKPVLLHGMANELRRVLLQPSKTLL, encoded by the exons ATGTTAAAGAAATTAGCTTCCGGGATTTTTATCTCTTCTCTGCTCATTACCGTTTCAGTGGCTGATAATGGATTCCCACGATGCAATTGCGATGACGAGGGAAGTTTGTGGAGCGTGGAAAGCATTCTGGAGTGCCAGAGAGTGAGCGACTTCTTGATCGCCGTGGCCTACTTTTCCATCCCAATTGAATTGCTGTATTTTATTAGCTGCTCGAACATCCCGTTCAAATGGGTCCTGTTTCAATTCATTGCCTTCATTGTTCTGTGCGGATTGACCCATCTGATCAATGGGTGGACTTATGCCCACCATCCCTTCCAACTCATGGTCGCACTCACCGTGTTCAAGATTTTAACTGCTCTCGTCTCTTGTGCCACGGCGATAACGCTCATCACCCTCATTCCTCTGCTTCTCAAAGTGAAGGTGAGAGAGttcatgttgaagaagaaggctTGGGATTTGGGGCGAGAGGTAGGGATCATAATGAAACAGAAAGAAGCTGGTTTGCATGTGCGGATGCTCACACAAGAGATTCGCAAATCACTTGATAGGCATACTATTTTGGACACGACCCTGGTCGAGCTGTCCAAGACACTGGGGTTGCAGAACTGCGCAGTTTGGATGCCTAACAATGGTAAAACCGAGATGAACTTGACGCATGAGAGGGGAAGGAATTACTCAGGAACCTATCACATCCCTATTCCGATAACTGATCCAGATGTTGTTGCAATTAAGCAGAGCGATCAGGTGCATATTTTGAGACCTGACTCAGAACTCGCAACTGCAAGTAGTGTAGGGCCTGGGGAGTCCGGCCCAGTAGCCGCAATTCGGATGCCGATGCTTCGTGTCTCCAACTTCAAGGGAGGGACCCCTGAACTCCATCCAGCATGTTATGCGATACTGGTCCTGGTCCTTCCGGGTGGAGAGCCACGATCTTGGAGCAATCAAGAACTCGAGATTATCAAGGTGGTGGCCGATCAGGTGGCAGTGGCTCTCTCACATGCAGCAATCCTTGAGGAGTCTCAGTTAATGAGAGAGAAACTGGAGGAGCAAAACCGGGCTCTACAGCAGGAAAAGAGGAACGCTATGATGGCAAGTCAGGCCCGAAGCTCATTCCAAAAGGTCATGAACGATGGGCTAAAGAGGCCTATGCACACGATCTCAGGGTTGCTCTCGATTATGCAGGATGAGAGTTTGAATGCGGACCAAAAAATTATTGGAAACGCAATGGCAAGAACCAGCGCCGTCTTGGCAAATTTGATAAATGATGTGGTGAACATGTCAACTAAGAATAGCGGGAGATTTCCATTGGAAGTAAGATCATTTTCTATGCATGACATGATAAGAGAAGCAGCTTGCTTGGCTAAGTGCTTGTGTATCTACAAGGGGTTCAGTTTTGAATTGGACATTGATAGGTCCTTGCCGAACAACGTAATGGGCGATGAAAGGAGGGTTTTTCAGGTAATTCTGCATATGATCGGTAACTTGCTGAATGACAGTAATCAAGGGAAATTAGTTACCCTTCGAATTCTTCGTGAGAAAGCCAGTGGAAGTCAGGGAAGGTATGATCGAGGTTGGGTGACGTGGAGGTCCGAATCAACTGATAGAGGTGTGCgtatcaaatttgaagttggaATAAGCGACGACATTTCTCTGTTGGAGAGGTCAGTTTCGACAATCCAGCTTGGAGGTCGGAAATACAACAGTGATGGGGTTGAGGAGGGCTTCAGCTTCAGCATCTGCAAATGGCTAGTACAG TTGATGCAAGGTAACATCTGGGTAGTCCCGAACACTCAGGGCTTCGCTCAGAGCATGACACTTGTCCTACGGTTCCCACTCCGAGAGTCCATCTCAGTGACCATTTCTGAACCGGGGCCATCTCCAGATTATACACTCTCCAACTCAGTCTTCACAGGCTTAAAAGTATTGCTCGTGGACTCTGACGATGCGAACAAGGCCGTCACCCGGAAGCTTCTTGAGAAGCTAGGCTGCAAGGTGTCCACTGCCTCTTCGGGATTCGAGTGCCTCGGCGCTCTCCGCCCCTCTGAATCGTCTTTCCAGATTGTCCTTTTGGATCTTCACATGCCCAGCTTGGACGGGTTTGAAGTGGCAAATAAGATTCGCCAGTTCCACAGCAGTACCAATTGGCCAGTGATTGTCGCCTTGACCACTAGCGGTGACGATATTTGGGAACGATGTTTGCAGGTCGGAATCAACGGAGTTATCAGAAAACCAGTCCTCTTGCACGGAATGGCCAACGAACTTCGGAGAGTCCTGTTGCAGCCAAGCAAGACGCTGCTATGA